Proteins from a genomic interval of Gossypium hirsutum isolate 1008001.06 chromosome A09, Gossypium_hirsutum_v2.1, whole genome shotgun sequence:
- the LOC107935195 gene encoding uncharacterized protein — MLRYQWEDAVRFWNSKKGEEASSGQKVGRLQLFDITHRKKDGTPMTSEAAEIMEKLKDKKAECEATASIDSSVNFEDIDNGIINEVLGPERYSRVRFQGSSVNPTQYFGSTSHQYMLSGSQSQAEVQRLKDQIVQIHASTDEQISQLRAEAAAREEEAAAREAEQNRKYNELQLQLQSMMTMFQ; from the exons atgctgaggtaccaatgggaagatgcggttcgattttggaattcgaagaaaggagag gaagcctcgtctggtcaaaaagttggacgccttcagctttttgacattacgcaCAGGAAAAAAGATGGAACTCCGATGACATCTgaggctgcagaaattatg gagaaactaaaagatAAGAAGGCAGAGTGTGAAGCGACTGCTTCGAttgatagttctgttaattttgaggATATAGATAACGGAATTAttaatgaagttttgggtccAGAAAGGTATAGTCGGGTTAGATTTCAAGGATCTAGTGTtaacccgacccaatattttggatccacctCGCACCAATACATGCTTTCCGGAAGTCAaagtcaagctgaagttcagaggctaAAAGATCAGATAGTTCAAATACACGCTAGCACAGATGAGCAAATTTctcaacttagagcggaggcagcagcgCGGGAGGaggaggcagcagcgagggaggcggAGCAGAACAGAAAATACaatgaactccagctacaacttcaGTCTATGATGACTATGTTCCAGTAA
- the LOC107901889 gene encoding uncharacterized protein isoform X1 codes for MVKLSIQKNGKVLCLGAVAGGDVDERQLDNSYKPHSRDQKPFPHAKAKAKIPSPQNLFPFVLPHTTRIYPKAKEELYSLSSFISFQSIRLLLIFKWLTEGEVLDWLMSNLYNRDSILEFVGDNELPSGKLKDLPRGIMHTRSDLELRPQWRKSLRSADNQITGPWIAQGVLLVGKKVEQFHHWIKQEVMKVVSL; via the exons ATGGTGAAATTGAGTATTCAAAAAAATGGGAAGGTGTTGTGTTTGGGAGCTGTCGCAGGGGGAGACGTCGACGAGCGGCAGCTGGACAACTCATATAAACCCCATAGCAGAGACCAAAAACCCTTTCCCCatgcaaaagcaaaagcaaagaTTCCCTCCCCCCAAAACCTCTTTCCTTTTGTTCTTCCACAT ACGACCCGAATTTACCCGAAGGCAAAAGAAGAGCTTTACTCCCTGTCTAGTTTCATCTCTTTTCAATCAATTCGCCTCCTTTTAATCTTCAAG TGGTTGACTGAAGGGGAAGTGCTGGATTGGTTAATGTCAAATCTTTATAACCGGGATTCCATTCTAGAATTTGTAGGT GATAATGAATTGCCTTCCGGGAAATTAAAAGATTTGCCTCGTGGGATTATGCACACTCGCTCAGATTTGGAACTAAGACCTCAATGGAGAAAGAGTTTACGGTCAGCG GACAATCAAATAACTGGACCATGGATAGCTCAGGGAGTGCTGTTGGTAGGAAAGAAAGTGGAACAGTTCCACCATTGGATAAAACAGGAGGTGATGAAAGTTGTATCATTGTGA
- the LOC107901889 gene encoding uncharacterized protein isoform X4 yields the protein MVKLSIQKNGKVLCLGAVAGGDVDERQLDNSYKPHSRDQKPFPHAKAKAKIPSPQNLFPFVLPHTTRIYPKAKEELYSLSSFISFQSIRLLLIFKDNELPSGKLKDLPRGIMHTRSDLELRPQWRKSLRSADNQITGPWIAQGVLLVGKKVEQFHHWIKQEVMKVVSL from the exons ATGGTGAAATTGAGTATTCAAAAAAATGGGAAGGTGTTGTGTTTGGGAGCTGTCGCAGGGGGAGACGTCGACGAGCGGCAGCTGGACAACTCATATAAACCCCATAGCAGAGACCAAAAACCCTTTCCCCatgcaaaagcaaaagcaaagaTTCCCTCCCCCCAAAACCTCTTTCCTTTTGTTCTTCCACAT ACGACCCGAATTTACCCGAAGGCAAAAGAAGAGCTTTACTCCCTGTCTAGTTTCATCTCTTTTCAATCAATTCGCCTCCTTTTAATCTTCAAG GATAATGAATTGCCTTCCGGGAAATTAAAAGATTTGCCTCGTGGGATTATGCACACTCGCTCAGATTTGGAACTAAGACCTCAATGGAGAAAGAGTTTACGGTCAGCG GACAATCAAATAACTGGACCATGGATAGCTCAGGGAGTGCTGTTGGTAGGAAAGAAAGTGGAACAGTTCCACCATTGGATAAAACAGGAGGTGATGAAAGTTGTATCATTGTGA
- the LOC107901889 gene encoding uncharacterized protein isoform X3, translating into MVKLSIQKNGKVLCLGAVAGGDVDERQLDNSYKPHSRDQKPFPHAKAKAKIPSPQNLFPFVLPHTTRIYPKAKEELYSLSSFISFQSIRLLLIFKMETKLHPFDSVEDNELPSGKLKDLPRGIMHTRSDLELRPQWRKSLRSADNQITGPWIAQGVLLVGKKVEQFHHWIKQEVMKVVSL; encoded by the exons ATGGTGAAATTGAGTATTCAAAAAAATGGGAAGGTGTTGTGTTTGGGAGCTGTCGCAGGGGGAGACGTCGACGAGCGGCAGCTGGACAACTCATATAAACCCCATAGCAGAGACCAAAAACCCTTTCCCCatgcaaaagcaaaagcaaagaTTCCCTCCCCCCAAAACCTCTTTCCTTTTGTTCTTCCACAT ACGACCCGAATTTACCCGAAGGCAAAAGAAGAGCTTTACTCCCTGTCTAGTTTCATCTCTTTTCAATCAATTCGCCTCCTTTTAATCTTCAAG ATGGAAACCAAATTGCACCCTTTTGACTCAGTAGAG GATAATGAATTGCCTTCCGGGAAATTAAAAGATTTGCCTCGTGGGATTATGCACACTCGCTCAGATTTGGAACTAAGACCTCAATGGAGAAAGAGTTTACGGTCAGCG GACAATCAAATAACTGGACCATGGATAGCTCAGGGAGTGCTGTTGGTAGGAAAGAAAGTGGAACAGTTCCACCATTGGATAAAACAGGAGGTGATGAAAGTTGTATCATTGTGA
- the LOC107901889 gene encoding uncharacterized protein isoform X2, producing MVKLSIQKNGKVLCLGAVAGGDVDERQLDNSYKPHSRDQKPFPHAKAKAKIPSPQNLFPFVLPHTTRIYPKAKEELYSLSSFISFQSIRLLLIFKWLTEGEVLDWLMSNLYNRDSILEFDNELPSGKLKDLPRGIMHTRSDLELRPQWRKSLRSADNQITGPWIAQGVLLVGKKVEQFHHWIKQEVMKVVSL from the exons ATGGTGAAATTGAGTATTCAAAAAAATGGGAAGGTGTTGTGTTTGGGAGCTGTCGCAGGGGGAGACGTCGACGAGCGGCAGCTGGACAACTCATATAAACCCCATAGCAGAGACCAAAAACCCTTTCCCCatgcaaaagcaaaagcaaagaTTCCCTCCCCCCAAAACCTCTTTCCTTTTGTTCTTCCACAT ACGACCCGAATTTACCCGAAGGCAAAAGAAGAGCTTTACTCCCTGTCTAGTTTCATCTCTTTTCAATCAATTCGCCTCCTTTTAATCTTCAAG TGGTTGACTGAAGGGGAAGTGCTGGATTGGTTAATGTCAAATCTTTATAACCGGGATTCCATTCTAGAATTT GATAATGAATTGCCTTCCGGGAAATTAAAAGATTTGCCTCGTGGGATTATGCACACTCGCTCAGATTTGGAACTAAGACCTCAATGGAGAAAGAGTTTACGGTCAGCG GACAATCAAATAACTGGACCATGGATAGCTCAGGGAGTGCTGTTGGTAGGAAAGAAAGTGGAACAGTTCCACCATTGGATAAAACAGGAGGTGATGAAAGTTGTATCATTGTGA